A single region of the Dehalococcoidia bacterium genome encodes:
- the panC gene encoding pantoate--beta-alanine ligase, producing the protein MKIARTIAEMKEMRQQLTGTVGFVPTMGYLHEGHTTLVRVARSENDAAVVSIFVNPTQFGPKEDFAKYPRDTERDLAMLEKVKTDIVFMPEVTDMYPATFNSWVVLEGITGKLEGASRPGHFKGVTTVVAKLFNITEPTRAYFGQKDAQQLLVIRKMVADLNMNLDVITVPTVREPDGLAMSSRNVYLNPVERQGALVLWKSLQLAQKLWDSGERDGEQIRSQMIGFIQNEPLAQIDYISVADTESLEELKKLAQPPLVSLAVRFGKTRLIDNKILEGPA; encoded by the coding sequence ATGAAAATAGCTAGAACCATCGCCGAAATGAAGGAAATGAGACAGCAGCTGACGGGAACGGTGGGCTTTGTTCCCACCATGGGCTATTTGCACGAAGGGCATACCACTCTGGTTCGTGTGGCAAGGTCGGAAAACGACGCCGCGGTGGTCAGCATCTTCGTCAATCCGACTCAGTTTGGTCCCAAGGAAGACTTTGCGAAATACCCCCGCGATACCGAACGCGACCTGGCTATGCTGGAGAAGGTGAAGACTGATATCGTCTTTATGCCGGAAGTAACGGACATGTATCCGGCAACGTTCAATTCCTGGGTGGTGCTGGAAGGAATTACCGGGAAGCTGGAAGGGGCGTCGCGCCCCGGCCACTTCAAAGGCGTAACCACCGTAGTAGCCAAGCTTTTCAACATCACTGAGCCCACCCGGGCCTACTTCGGGCAGAAGGACGCTCAGCAATTACTGGTTATCCGCAAGATGGTCGCCGACCTTAATATGAATCTGGACGTCATCACTGTTCCCACGGTCCGAGAGCCGGATGGACTGGCCATGAGCAGCCGAAACGTTTATCTCAACCCGGTGGAACGCCAAGGCGCTCTGGTTTTGTGGAAATCGCTCCAACTGGCACAAAAGCTGTGGGATAGCGGCGAGAGAGACGGAGAACAAATACGGAGCCAGATGATCGGCTTCATTCAGAATGAACCCCTGGCGCAAATCGATTATATCAGCGTGGCTGATACCGAATCCCTGGAGGAACTCAAGAAGTTGGCCCAACCCCCGCTGGTGTCTCTGGCGGTCCGGTTTGGCAAGACCCGGTTAATCGATAACAAGATATTGGAGGGACCCGCTTGA
- the surE gene encoding 5'/3'-nucleotidase SurE produces the protein MKILVANDDGIQADGLWVLVDALRQVSEVVVVAPDREQSAVGTSVTLHHPLRMKKIESRIVRGIETYSVEGTPADSVILGLKLVAPGGVDLVISGINEGLNMGSDVFISGTVGAAFQGNFYETPAIAISTAISDSKTRFDVAATVAKLLVMNIQQKGLHPKSLLNVNVPNIPLDQIQGVELTRLAGRKYQDEIKKGHDGKRDYYWIVRGESIWKETKGTDIWAIRQNRVSITPLLGNITNSSLFHPLQELCSSLSRELRPAGC, from the coding sequence TTGAAGATACTGGTAGCCAACGATGATGGAATACAAGCCGATGGTTTATGGGTGCTGGTTGATGCGCTCAGGCAAGTCAGCGAAGTGGTGGTGGTGGCTCCCGATCGCGAACAGAGCGCGGTCGGCACATCGGTCACCCTCCATCATCCCCTGCGAATGAAGAAAATCGAATCCCGCATTGTACGAGGGATCGAAACCTATTCGGTCGAGGGAACGCCCGCCGATAGCGTAATCCTTGGCCTCAAACTGGTGGCGCCGGGCGGTGTGGACCTAGTTATCTCCGGAATCAACGAAGGATTGAACATGGGCAGCGATGTCTTCATCTCCGGAACAGTCGGCGCTGCCTTTCAGGGCAACTTCTATGAGACCCCCGCCATCGCTATTTCCACGGCGATTTCGGACTCCAAGACGCGGTTTGATGTTGCCGCAACAGTTGCCAAACTCCTGGTGATGAATATCCAGCAAAAGGGCTTGCACCCCAAGTCTCTGCTGAATGTCAATGTCCCCAACATTCCGCTCGACCAGATTCAAGGCGTTGAACTGACCCGTCTGGCAGGAAGGAAATACCAGGACGAGATCAAGAAAGGGCACGATGGAAAGAGAGACTATTACTGGATCGTCAGGGGCGAGTCCATCTGGAAAGAGACGAAAGGAACCGATATCTGGGCCATAAGACAAAACAGGGTTTCCATCACTCCTCTTCTGGGCAACATCACCAACTCGAGCCTGTTTCACCCCCTGCAAGAACTGTGCTCTTCGCTCTCCCGGGAACTGCGTCCTGCGGGATGTTGA
- a CDS encoding ectoine synthase, with the protein MIIRRLQEVLGTERDVKAPNGNWASRRLLLKNDAMGFSMHDTVIYAGTETYIWYKYHLEAVYCVAGRGQIRDLETGQVHPIEDGTLYALNGHERHYLTAFEDMRMICVFNPPLTGREVHTKEGYYPLDES; encoded by the coding sequence GTGATTATCCGCCGACTGCAAGAGGTGCTGGGAACGGAAAGGGATGTGAAGGCCCCGAACGGCAACTGGGCCAGCCGACGCCTGTTGCTCAAGAACGATGCCATGGGCTTCTCCATGCACGATACCGTTATATATGCCGGAACCGAGACGTATATCTGGTACAAATATCATCTCGAAGCCGTCTATTGTGTGGCGGGAAGAGGTCAGATTAGAGACTTGGAAACCGGGCAGGTTCATCCCATTGAGGACGGCACGCTTTATGCTTTGAACGGGCACGAGCGGCACTATCTGACCGCCTTTGAGGATATGCGGATGATCTGTGTTTTCAATCCCCCTCTCACCGGAAGGGAAGTGCACACCAAAGAGGGATACTATCCGCTCGATGAATCTTGA